gtcagcaacactctcacgcactgcttcgacattcacgtttgaacggcttgtttttggacgaccagtgtgtttggcgtctccaacggatccagtctccatgaatttttcaattaatcttttcacagttgacgaagttaaaacactattccgaccatattttgtatgaaattttcgaactacagccgccaagcttttactatttttgaaatattctttaataatgaagacacgttgttctatcgtgtaacgctccatttttaataaccctatactgttagctatcaaattgctttttttcagggttgccaacacttcactgcacaaatggcggcaaaatcaaatcttgcgttaattttgggacaccctttaggtgtttttcgaaatttcatTAAAGCAGTCATTACTCGTTACATGTTGATTcagtataaaaaaaagttactaaaaTGCTGAATGATCATCACTTGGCCTTTCGCCATATTCTGGTTGAgccatcatttaattttttaaccatCGTCTAAAACGTGttgtataaaactaaaattgtaaAGCCATTGTTCTGAATTCATTCaaggttaaaaagaaaaacaccaacCAAGTGACGCCATcgtttattttcgttttatttatgttGCCTTGGTGAATAATCGACACAATAAATCACGTTTAATagttttagtaaagttttttttctgttatattaatagtttattcattttcaaaaataacaaatcttTTGATCAATCAATCAACTCCATCCAAGGTTTTAGCCATCCATTCAGGTTCAGCAGctgcaattttttcaattatcgAATTGACCTGATAGCAAAGTGATTGAATTTGTCGGTCCCACAACGGCAGAACTTCCCGatcttaaagaaaacaaacaaaaagacaaGCCATGGAAACATGTACAATTTCTAATCatagacagtttaaaaaaaaaaacagaaaactttaCTTTCAAAATGAACTATTCCGGCAATTTGATCAATATGTCCATTCATACGACCCTCTGTGATCATCTGGCTGGCAATACCCTCAGCTTTGGCTGCAGGAATTTCCAGCAGAGCACCGAGCTCTTCGAAAGTTATGTTATTGTATAACTTGCTGGCCGACAAAAGATTGTGTTCGAAAACAGCGCGATCTAGGATAGACGAACCATCTACAagtcaactaatttttttaacccaaagcAAAGGAAAGCAGTTTTATCTACCTAAGGTGCTTGCTTTCTGGTGCAGTTGCAGCAATGCTTCGAACTCCTGCAGCTCCGATCGGCGAATGATTCGATCCAAGtacattttttccaagatcGAATAAGCTGGCAGGTGCTGGCAACGTTCGTCTTTGAAAAGAGTGGCCAGCATCCGAGATCTCTGTTGTCCAGCTGATGCTAGAACTGTGCAGATGAGGGCCTTTTTAAGGGCAGTCATACGCTCTCCTTCTTCGACAATGGAACGGTAGGATAGTTCGTTGTAGCGCTGAGCAGCCTCGATAAATTtccttttgttttataaatgatgaaagtgtaaacaaatgaaaaacaaataaaattgacttACCTCCTGTAATCTAAAACTCGTGCATAGCAGACTTTATACAATACTTGAAGTTCTTCGCTTTGTGTTTCTGCCTGAAGGAGAGATGCTCGATTGATGAACGCTTCAGCTTGAATGGGATCATCGTCCTCTAAGTAGAGCCGAGCAATTTTCAAATACGTTTCTAGCTTATAGTCGACGGTGTATTGTCTGGAAAACGTTATATCgtaaaaaattatcattgaaCTTAGCTCAAAACTATTTCCATACTTCTGTCCAGTTTCCAATGGAATGCCAACAAGAACATTGGCAGCTTCACGCCAATTCTGATTCCTCTCATAGATGTCAGCCAAATGTTGACGAATTCCGGCAACTTGTTCCTCGAAAGATATGACCCTTGGTTGGACTTTATCAAGAGTGAAATGGGACACAACTTTGGAGATATCATCGGGAAGTTTTGAGAGCTGTACTCCGACGTCCGTCAGGATTTGTCTCGAGATAACAAGGCTCACGTGTTCGTTTACAActgcaaaatttatttcaattggtTTTGTAATTTCAGTGTACTACAACTTACTGGCTTCAACAAAAAGCTTAAGGGTATCGATGAGTTCATTGCCGGTGTTGGTGAGAAGTGCTTCCAGCAATTGCCGGTACCTAGAAAATTATATTCCTCACAAGTTCTTAAGAGAATGTTGATGTTTAATTACCTATCTGCTTGCTCTTTGTGAGTTCCTGAGAAACTGGTAAGTGCAACAAGTTGAGAACGCAAATTACTTGCAGTTAGGAccattttttaacttgtttattgtattttaatgtatttaaaataaatttatatttttaggtcctttgtttttgttaaaaatttgtgtgcACTTTAGCAAAATTTGATGAAACGTCAAATATGACAGCCAAGCAAgaaaagttaaacaataatttagtAATAGAGC
This window of the Eupeodes corollae chromosome 3, idEupCoro1.1, whole genome shotgun sequence genome carries:
- the LOC129952962 gene encoding COP9 signalosome complex subunit 4 isoform X1, which gives rise to MVLTASNLRSQLVALTSFSGTHKEQADRYRQLLEALLTNTGNELIDTLKLFVEAIVNEHVSLVISRQILTDVGVQLSKLPDDISKVVSHFTLDKVQPRVISFEEQVAGIRQHLADIYERNQNWREAANVLVGIPLETGQKQYTVDYKLETYLKIARLYLEDDDPIQAEAFINRASLLQAETQSEELQVLYKVCYARVLDYRRKFIEAAQRYNELSYRSIVEEGERMTALKKALICTVLASAGQQRSRMLATLFKDERCQHLPAYSILEKMYLDRIIRRSELQEFEALLQLHQKASTLDGSSILDRAVFEHNLLSASKLYNNITFEELGALLEIPAAKAEGIASQMITEGRMNGHIDQIAGIVHFENREVLPLWDRQIQSLCYQVNSIIEKIAAAEPEWMAKTLDGVD
- the LOC129952962 gene encoding COP9 signalosome complex subunit 4 isoform X2; the protein is MVLTASNLRSQLVALTSFSGTHKEQADRYRQLLEALLTNTGNELIDTLKLFVEAIVNEHVSLVISRQILTDVGVQLSKLPDDISKVVSHFTLDKVQPRVISFEEQVAGIRQHLADIYERNQNWREAANVLVGIPLETGQKQYTVDYKLETYLKIARLYLEDDDPIQAEAFINRASLLQAETQSEELQVLYKVCYARVLDYRRKFIEAAQRYNELSYRSIVEEGERMTALKKALICTVLASAGQQRSRMLATLFKDERCQHLPAYSILEKMYLDRIIRRSELQEFEALLQLHQKASTLDRAVFEHNLLSASKLYNNITFEELGALLEIPAAKAEGIASQMITEGRMNGHIDQIAGIVHFENREVLPLWDRQIQSLCYQVNSIIEKIAAAEPEWMAKTLDGVD